The Cloeon dipterum chromosome X, ieCloDipt1.1, whole genome shotgun sequence genome includes a window with the following:
- the LOC135945996 gene encoding histone H3 — translation MARTKQTARKSTGGKAPRKQLATKAARKSAPATGGVKKPHRYRPGTVALREIRRYQKSTELLIRKLPFQRLVREIAQDFKTDLRFQSSAVMALQEASEAYLVGLFEDTNLCAIHAKRVTIMPKDIQLARRIRGERA, via the coding sequence ATGGCTCGCACGAAGCAGACCGCCCGCAAGTCGACCGGAGGCAAGGCGCCCCGCAAACAATTGGCCACCAAGGCCGCGAGGAAGAGCGCGCCCGCCACCGGTGGCGTGAAGAAGCCCCATCGCTACAGACCCGGCACAGTGGCCCTTCGTGAGATCCGTCGCTACCAGAAGAGCACTGAGCTGCTGATCCGCAAGCTGCCCTTCCAGCGTCTGGTGCGTGAAATCGCCCAGGACTTCAAGACCGACCTGCGCTTCCAGTCGTCGGCTGTCATGGCCCTGCAGGAGGCTAGCGAGGCCTACTTGGTTGGTCTGTTCGAGGACACGAACCTGTGCGCCATCCACGCCAAGCGCGTCACCATCATGCCCAAGGACATCCAGCTGGCCCGCCGCATCCGCGGAGAGCGTGCTTAA